Proteins from a genomic interval of Methanofollis formosanus:
- the proS gene encoding proline--tRNA ligase, translating into MEEESGSLPSKSDFSAWYNDVLWRAEIMDVRYPVKGLYVWYPFGFGLRRQTYAILRDLLDNSDHEETLFPLLIPKTEFMKEAEHIKGFEDEVYWVTHGGLSELDIPLALRPTSETSIYPMFALWVRSHADLPLKVYQIVNTFRYETKHTRPLIRLREITSFKEAHTAHATWDDAAAQVEIALSLYTRFYDDLCIPITISRRPDWDKFPGADYTMAVDALMPDGRTLQVGTVHHLGDHFSKTFEITYEDAEGQQQYVHQTCYGISERCIAATIGVHGDDKGLVLPPKVAPVQVVVIPIIMKKRADEVLAAAEVLKAELQDSGLRVKIDTRDMRPGAKYYHWEMHGVPLRVEVGPRDLDAGTVVAVTRDGEKTTVQRDEVVTAVPEILGAYAARLRTNAEEFLTSHITEAGSVEEAAEAVKTGIAVVHWCGDEACAEELEKATNGSVLGTEVRSEHITISEGPCAVCGRQGTSTVIARTY; encoded by the coding sequence ATGGAAGAAGAGAGCGGTTCACTCCCATCAAAATCTGACTTTTCGGCATGGTACAATGACGTGCTCTGGCGGGCTGAGATCATGGACGTCCGCTACCCGGTCAAGGGGCTGTATGTCTGGTATCCCTTCGGGTTCGGGCTGCGGCGGCAGACCTATGCCATCCTCCGCGACCTCCTCGACAACTCCGATCATGAGGAGACGCTCTTCCCGCTTCTCATTCCAAAGACCGAGTTCATGAAAGAGGCCGAGCACATCAAGGGGTTCGAGGACGAGGTCTACTGGGTCACTCACGGCGGTCTCTCCGAACTCGACATCCCTCTGGCCCTCCGGCCGACGAGCGAGACCTCCATCTATCCGATGTTCGCCCTCTGGGTGAGGTCGCACGCCGACCTCCCGCTCAAGGTCTACCAGATCGTCAACACCTTCCGGTACGAGACGAAGCACACGAGACCGCTCATCCGTCTCAGGGAGATCACCTCGTTCAAGGAGGCCCACACCGCCCATGCCACCTGGGACGATGCGGCCGCGCAGGTGGAGATCGCCCTCTCGCTGTACACCAGGTTCTACGACGACCTCTGCATCCCGATCACCATCTCCCGCCGGCCCGACTGGGACAAGTTCCCGGGCGCCGACTACACGATGGCCGTCGACGCCCTGATGCCCGACGGCCGGACGCTTCAGGTGGGAACGGTCCACCACCTCGGCGACCACTTCTCGAAGACCTTCGAGATCACCTACGAGGACGCCGAGGGGCAGCAGCAGTATGTCCACCAGACCTGCTACGGGATCTCGGAGCGGTGCATTGCGGCGACGATCGGGGTCCACGGCGACGACAAGGGTCTTGTCCTCCCGCCGAAGGTGGCCCCGGTCCAGGTGGTCGTCATCCCGATCATCATGAAGAAGCGCGCCGACGAGGTGCTGGCGGCGGCCGAGGTGCTGAAGGCCGAACTCCAGGATTCGGGCCTGAGGGTGAAGATCGATACCAGGGACATGCGGCCGGGCGCGAAGTACTATCACTGGGAGATGCACGGCGTGCCCCTGCGGGTCGAGGTCGGGCCGCGCGACCTGGACGCCGGCACGGTCGTCGCCGTCACGAGGGATGGCGAGAAGACGACGGTGCAGCGTGACGAGGTCGTCACCGCGGTCCCCGAGATCCTGGGCGCCTATGCGGCCCGTCTGCGCACGAACGCCGAGGAGTTCCTCACCTCGCACATCACCGAGGCCGGGAGTGTCGAGGAAGCGGCCGAGGCGGTCAAGACCGGGATCGCGGTCGTCCACTGGTGCGGCGACGAGGCCTGCGCCGAAGAACTGGAAAAAGCGACCAACGGGAGCGTCCTCGGGACCGAGGTGCGCAGCGAGCATATCACAATATCCGAGGGTCCGTGTGCGGTCTGCGGTCGGCAGGGAACCTCGACCGTGATCGCACGGACGTACTGA
- a CDS encoding DUF63 family protein has product MIRDFIYKYYIDPIRYGQAYTVVDTLTYAIILIIAVYLVYRGLQRFGISVDRKFVLSTIPYVVLGGLLRVVEDTGMITSDVRFLLITPLIFFVIFFITAGALFVSRLLELRGVVSDYARPYAWTGIVLSVASFLLLMYWGATHTQIDLFVLFVIPAMAVVTTAIVWGALRYLAGWEYVAEPLYTLLIFGHMLDASATSFGIDLHPLHYVEQHVVGSHLIGLTGTAFSMFLLKLVVIVPAIYILELYRKEGSPAFWHLVLLAMIVVGMAPGIRDLMRMVLYV; this is encoded by the coding sequence ATGATTAGGGACTTCATCTACAAATATTACATCGATCCGATCAGGTACGGTCAGGCGTACACGGTCGTCGATACGCTTACGTATGCGATAATCCTGATCATCGCGGTCTATCTCGTCTACCGGGGCCTCCAGCGGTTCGGAATTTCGGTGGACCGGAAGTTCGTCCTCTCCACCATCCCGTACGTCGTGCTCGGCGGACTCCTGCGGGTGGTCGAGGACACCGGGATGATCACCTCAGACGTCAGGTTCCTGCTGATCACCCCGCTCATCTTCTTCGTGATCTTCTTCATCACCGCCGGGGCCCTCTTTGTCTCCCGTCTCCTCGAACTCAGAGGCGTGGTCTCCGACTATGCCCGGCCCTATGCCTGGACCGGGATCGTCCTCTCGGTGGCGTCCTTCCTTCTCCTGATGTACTGGGGGGCGACGCACACCCAGATCGACCTCTTCGTCCTCTTCGTCATCCCGGCGATGGCGGTGGTCACGACGGCCATCGTCTGGGGCGCCCTTCGGTATCTCGCCGGCTGGGAGTATGTCGCCGAACCCCTGTACACGCTCCTCATCTTCGGGCACATGCTCGACGCAAGCGCCACGAGTTTCGGGATCGACCTCCATCCACTCCATTATGTGGAGCAGCATGTCGTCGGTTCCCATCTCATCGGCCTGACCGGCACGGCCTTCTCGATGTTCCTCCTGAAACTGGTGGTGATCGTCCCGGCGATCTACATCCTTGAACTCTACCGGAAGGAGGGGAGTCCTGCCTTCTGGCACCTGGTCCTGCTCGCGATGATCGTCGTCGGGATGGCGCCCGGGATCAGGGACCTGATGCGTATGGTGCTCTATGTCTAG
- a CDS encoding UPF0179 family protein — protein MAKPKTKVTLLGTCLAEIGLEFVYEGEATGCRNCKLWKVCHNLQPGKKYQVVAVRPKTRQECAVHKDGVCAVEVIEAPVTTLIPADRAILNSSLHFESACTRTGCRSHHLCHPDGIIEGEKYIVAKVLGSGPDVCEKGRILKLVELRPVGA, from the coding sequence ATGGCCAAACCAAAAACAAAAGTAACCCTGCTCGGGACGTGCCTCGCGGAGATCGGGCTCGAGTTCGTATACGAGGGCGAGGCGACCGGGTGCAGGAACTGCAAGCTCTGGAAGGTCTGCCACAACCTCCAGCCAGGGAAAAAGTATCAGGTCGTCGCGGTCAGGCCGAAGACCAGGCAGGAGTGTGCCGTCCACAAGGACGGAGTCTGTGCGGTCGAGGTGATCGAGGCCCCGGTCACCACCCTCATCCCGGCCGACCGGGCCATCCTCAACTCCAGTCTTCACTTTGAGTCCGCCTGCACCAGGACCGGGTGCCGGAGCCATCATCTCTGCCACCCCGACGGGATCATCGAGGGCGAGAAATATATCGTCGCGAAGGTGCTGGGCAGCGGCCCCGACGTCTGCGAGAAGGGGCGCATCCTCAAACTCGTCGAACTGCGGCCTGTGGGGGCCTGA
- a CDS encoding YHS domain-containing protein, translating to MEIDPVCKMKVDPATARHITEYRGKTYYFCAPGCKKAFEAEPEKYLKE from the coding sequence ATGGAGATCGATCCGGTCTGCAAGATGAAAGTCGACCCGGCGACGGCGAGGCATATCACCGAGTACAGGGGAAAGACCTACTATTTCTGCGCCCCGGGGTGCAAGAAGGCGTTCGAAGCGGAGCCTGAGAAGTATCTGAAGGAGTGA
- a CDS encoding stage II sporulation protein M, giving the protein MSRDALLLPLAVALLLFFGGGGAGYALAASGDPAAQTLMDTVKEGVFAQVADDAPLMLAAKIFLNNLQACAILFLGGATFGLLTFFILFSNGLVVGIFVNEVVDTLGPLGLAVGIVPHGIFELPAIFISGALGLALARALVAELTGRGDAVAEATRMGGQFLRIVVPLLVVAAVIEAFITPALLHMVI; this is encoded by the coding sequence ATGTCTAGAGACGCACTTCTTCTCCCGCTGGCCGTCGCCCTCCTCCTCTTTTTCGGTGGCGGCGGGGCGGGCTACGCCCTCGCGGCCTCGGGCGACCCCGCGGCACAGACGCTCATGGATACCGTCAAAGAAGGTGTCTTCGCCCAGGTCGCCGACGACGCGCCCCTCATGCTTGCGGCGAAGATCTTCCTCAACAACCTCCAGGCCTGTGCGATCCTCTTCCTGGGAGGGGCGACCTTCGGGCTGCTCACCTTCTTCATCCTCTTCTCCAACGGTCTGGTCGTCGGCATCTTCGTCAACGAGGTCGTCGATACCCTCGGCCCGCTCGGCCTGGCAGTCGGGATCGTCCCTCACGGGATCTTCGAGCTTCCGGCCATCTTCATCTCGGGCGCCCTCGGTCTTGCCCTGGCCAGGGCGCTGGTGGCCGAACTGACGGGCCGGGGCGACGCCGTGGCCGAGGCCACCAGGATGGGCGGGCAATTCCTCCGTATTGTCGTCCCTCTTCTCGTCGTGGCGGCCGTTATAGAGGCATTTATTACGCCCGCACTCCTACATATGGTGATTTGA
- a CDS encoding NAD(P)-dependent glycerol-1-phosphate dehydrogenase translates to MGGEGIKVLREKVFDKSKWMQLPRDVLIGHNMLDELPSVCQDLGLGRHALLITGERTRAIAGDRIASLLEDRCEVTTFIVRAGSLDEIAVAEEVGAGADFVIGAGGGRVIDTAKIVSYNLDRQFVSVPTAGAHDGIASARASIPTPEGSVSLDAHPPIAVVADTAIVAAAPPRLLAAGCADIISNYTAILDWELAHRLRGDAVSEYAMALSKMTAEIVVKNTGVISARTEESAWIVMKALVSSGVAMSIAGSSRPASGGEHKFSHALDRLAPGKALHGEQCGVGAIMTMYLHGGDWRWIRDSLKRIGAPTTPAELGIDDETAVEALLEARTIRPERFTILDMGLSRESARRLVRMLYEKE, encoded by the coding sequence ATGGGCGGAGAGGGTATTAAAGTACTCAGGGAGAAGGTCTTTGACAAGTCCAAGTGGATGCAGCTCCCGCGTGACGTGCTCATCGGGCATAACATGCTTGATGAACTCCCCTCGGTCTGCCAGGACCTGGGCCTCGGCAGACATGCCCTGCTTATCACCGGTGAGCGGACGAGGGCGATCGCGGGCGACCGGATCGCCTCCCTCCTGGAAGATCGGTGCGAGGTGACCACCTTTATCGTCCGCGCCGGTTCTCTCGACGAGATCGCGGTCGCCGAAGAGGTGGGGGCCGGGGCCGACTTCGTCATCGGCGCCGGGGGCGGCCGAGTCATCGACACCGCCAAGATCGTCTCGTACAACCTCGACCGCCAGTTCGTCTCGGTCCCGACCGCGGGGGCCCACGACGGGATCGCCTCGGCGAGGGCCTCGATCCCGACCCCTGAAGGGAGCGTCTCGCTCGATGCCCACCCGCCGATCGCCGTCGTCGCCGACACCGCGATCGTCGCCGCCGCTCCGCCCCGTCTCCTGGCCGCGGGGTGTGCCGACATCATCTCCAACTACACCGCGATCCTGGACTGGGAACTCGCCCACCGCCTCAGGGGCGACGCCGTCTCGGAATACGCGATGGCCCTCTCGAAGATGACCGCCGAGATCGTCGTGAAGAACACCGGGGTGATCAGCGCCCGGACCGAAGAGAGCGCCTGGATCGTGATGAAGGCCCTCGTCTCTTCGGGGGTGGCGATGTCCATCGCCGGGTCCTCCAGGCCAGCGAGCGGGGGGGAACACAAGTTCTCCCACGCCCTCGACCGCCTCGCCCCAGGGAAGGCGCTCCACGGCGAACAGTGCGGGGTCGGGGCGATCATGACGATGTACCTCCACGGCGGGGACTGGCGGTGGATCCGGGACTCGCTCAAGAGGATCGGGGCGCCGACGACCCCGGCAGAACTGGGGATCGACGACGAGACCGCGGTCGAAGCCCTTCTGGAGGCCCGGACCATCAGGCCGGAGCGGTTTACGATCCTGGACATGGGCCTCTCCAGGGAGAGTGCCAGGCGGCTTGTCAGGATGCTGTATGAGAAGGAGTGA
- a CDS encoding pyruvoyl-dependent arginine decarboxylase: protein MPKRVFFTCGVGRDSEYLGSFEMALRAAKIECYNLVTVSSILPPKCRIIPRRDGLADLEPGSIVFTVMSRIASNEPHRRISASIGVAIPEDMENQWGYFAEHHAFGDGKEKTGEYAERLAYNMYNSITDKIPEKTLNITESAVVDEEGTWTTVLAATVFLME from the coding sequence GTGCCAAAGAGGGTGTTTTTCACCTGCGGCGTGGGACGGGACTCCGAGTATCTCGGATCCTTTGAGATGGCGTTGCGAGCAGCAAAGATCGAGTGTTACAATCTGGTGACCGTGAGTTCGATCCTGCCGCCCAAGTGCCGGATCATCCCGCGCCGCGACGGCCTCGCCGACCTCGAGCCGGGAAGCATCGTCTTCACCGTCATGTCGCGGATCGCCTCCAACGAACCGCACCGGCGGATCTCGGCCTCTATCGGCGTTGCCATCCCTGAAGACATGGAAAATCAGTGGGGATACTTCGCCGAGCACCACGCCTTCGGCGACGGGAAAGAGAAGACCGGAGAGTATGCCGAACGCCTTGCATACAATATGTATAACAGCATCACCGACAAGATCCCGGAAAAAACCCTTAATATCACCGAGAGTGCAGTCGTAGATGAAGAAGGCACCTGGACCACCGTACTCGCGGCCACCGTCTTCCTCATGGAGTAG